CCAGGTTTCCCACCTGGAGAACTCCTGCACTGGTTAGTGTGCAGGCTTTGCTGTGCAGGTGCCTGGGGGTTCAGCTAGCACCTTTTCCGAAGGTGGTCCCTTACTTCAACTCAGTCCTTTATCTCACGTCAGTTGGCAGACCATGCAGGAAATTAATGACTTAAGTGCCCAGAATATGCACAAGGCACAGCCCTGGTGCCCAGAGACACAGTAACTGTAACTCACATGCCCTGGTTCTTGCTGAGAAATGATGACCACAGAGCTTTTTGGAACAGAAAGTCAGAGCCCATGTGGGAACACTTTGAGATCAGCAGCCAGCCAAACTCAACATATGAGTTGTTATCACCTGAGCACTGATGTCTGTTTGGGGGTGGGATTCCTTTCCCCatcctgaaagcagcagcatgggTGAGACCTGAGGTCAGCAGCGCTGTGCCAGTGTGGCCCTCAGGACCTCATGTCAGACCCACTACATATTTGGCCTTCACTTTCCAGTTTCCTCAAAGGTATACCACCTTTGCAGAAACTTAGCCCCTAGCCGCCACTTTCTTGTGTGTGAATGTAAAAGCCTAGGCCATGCAAACTACCAGCAAGTGTAACTCCAAGGCATAGTCAGCATCCAGGTGGTTTTGAGATACCTCACCCACACTGGCAGGCACACAGTTTTCTCTACCTCCAGTTTGGGGTGTCATTAGTGTCCTACAGAACTCTACATTTATCTGCATTGAATTTCTGCTCCTAATTTATTACAACCCCCTTGCCCCCCAATCACTCAGTCCCATCTGGCCCTGCTGCAGttagtttgttttctattatgCTGAGCAGAAGAGATCAGAGCACTGCACCCTGTAGAACCTCCATCACCCACTGCAGAGAGGGTAGGAGGGGTGGTGGCATGGAGGCAccattattttgctattttctacATCCAAGGCAAGATATGGAGCCCAGCAGGCAGATAGCCACAGTTCTGTCAGTACACAAGGTGAAATGTACTCAAGTACACATCCTTTTTTTAGCTGAAGGGATAATAATAGAGATGTTTCTCAGTTATACCGTTCACAAACATAGAGGTGTGTCATTTGGCcttacaaattaaattaatcattATGTAATTATGAATTAATGAGCCATTACTAATCCTCAATGCAATTCACAGTAGCATGTTTTCTCATGACAGAATATGCAGTGGGGTTATCTGAAATGTATGTTAAAAGGTAAGTAACATTAAAAGTGTCAAAGCTTTGTAAGTCATGAAAGTCTGGTTTTAAAGTTATTCAGCCCTTTGTACAGGCAGCCTGACAGCACAACTGCTCGCCAGTTCCCCTGTGAAACCACTGCCTCCTGCAGGGTACAGGGAGatcataaaaaaggaaatagtcAGGGCTGGGTCTGCAGATTCTCTGACTGCTCATTGTACTTGATGAAAGGTGTGCGGGGAATAAGGCAGAGCGCTCGAGTGCAAGGACAGAAAGGAGCTAAGAAAGGTAAAATAGGTTCTGTTCTAAAGAAGAATGTCTTTCTTTCCTGGGCACAATGACCCTAAATAATGCTGGACCAAATCCTTGAGATGTTTGTTAACTAGAAGGCCTTTATTTTCAGTGCCCAATATgagatacttaaaaaaaaaaatgtagaaatgctGAGCATCTTGTTGGCAATTAAAATTAGTTAAACTGCATCTTGAACTTCTGAAACACCATAAGAATACTAAGAATTTTAACAGACCAGAATGTAGTTTTATGGCATCAAAGATTAGAACTGTAATTCACACAATGAGAGCAACAAGATTTTTGGATGGGACTGGAAGGCAAGcaaaaattcatgttttcttgctagaattaatacaaaatacatcactataaaattaagaaaatgttcCAAGACTGCAAAATTGTATCAAGCAGGGAACTGCCCCTTCCAGAATACTGAAGTCATAATCAAAGCTGTAAGGTACGTAATAACAACATATCTCCTACTGTGTGAAGTTCTGCCACCAGGGGAATTGTGGCTTCCAGACTGAACAGCATCAAAGATCATCAGATAGTTTTAATGGGAAGCATTACAGCTGTATCTCACTTCTGTTACCAGGTTTAAGATGTAAGgagacattaggaggaaattcttcactcagagggtggtgaggcactggcacaggttgcccagagaagctgtggatgccccatccctggaggtgttcaaggccaggctggatggggctttgggcaacctagtctggtgggaggtgtccctgcccatggcaggggctgggactggatggtctttaaggtccctttcaacttgagccattctgtgattctataaggTGAAAAGGCCCTGTCATCCTCCCCCAGGATTAGGGAGGCCAGGTTTGGCCTTGTCCTAGAAGCGagcaaaaggaaagcaggatgTGGTGACAACCTTGGAGAAGTACAGATACCTCTGATGGATAATAGCAgctgcaaagtattttttctttatagagtGAGTGCTTACCAGGAGCTGAATTATTTCTACTCCCTCATGCTGCTGACAGTATTCAGATTTACTGTGTTAGCCCTCAGATTTTACtgaattgtttattttattccattccTCCAGAAGgtgggcaaagaaaaaaatgacatccTAGATGTCCTGGctttggctgggacagagttacttttcttcatagaggctAACACGATGCTGtttttttggatttgtgatgaaaatagGAATGACACCAAAGGGATGtttcagttgctgcagagcagtgctcgcACAGAACCAAGGCctttcctgctcctggtgctgcccggCCAGTGAGGAGGTTGGGGGTGCCCCAGGAGATGGGAAGGGACacggccaggacagctggcccaggctgcccaaaagGATGTACCGCACCGTGTGGCACTGTGCTCAGCGATagcagctgggggaaagaagaagaCGGGGATCGTTGgggtgatggcatttgtctccccaaggagctgtgctgtggggtgagccctgctctcctgaagGTGGCTGTTGAAGGCACGTAGCAAGCAAAACCAAGCCTGACAGGACAGAAGATGCCCTCCTCCCATTGAGAGGGAAACCTACATGTAATTGCCAGAAAGACAAcaaacagagctgtgctgagcactTAAAACACAAATTCACAGTATTagtcaaagtttttttttcctaagtgctCAGTGACCCATGGATGAAAGGCAGACTCGAAAACCCTTAGAGCTGCAGTTAAATTTACTGGCTTTTGGATGTGCAATGCATGTAAATGCAAGGGCACTGAGTCACACTGGGCAGAATATTCAGTCTGGCTTGGAATTAGCACTCTTAACCAGGAATAAACAGCTTCAGTCAAAGGGTGAGTGAGTAAACAGTGCAGAAAGACTGAAGCATATCTGAGAGGGTCTTAGTGATAGTATGGCAGCAAAACTTCACGTGGTGTTAAGAACATGCCACACAAGACCAGTGCTAATAGGGGAGTGGATAGATCACTACTTCCCAGGAAATCTGTCCCTAACATCAGCCACTCGAGGCAGTGTCCTTTATATTTAACCTTTTTCCAATATATAGGTCACTTCCATATACCTGCCAGAAATTATACATTCCTATgattaagttttttgtttttactttcatgCATGTTTGAGATGTTACTAAGGTGTGGATTGCAACATCCTTACATATCCATTCACTAGAGACTACTAGCTCTGAGACAAACAGGTTAATGGTAAAACTCCCAACACTTACATCAAGGCATCAACACGCAGCAATCCAAATGAGAGGCAAGTACCTAAACTCCTTAATAAATGAATGTCATGGGATGATTCAGTTGCTTAACAAAACATCTAGAGCTATTTGCAACATGAGACCCCCTGCACCCCACCCTGGCCTCCAGCTACCAGGCTGGAGAAGCATGACTTTTACAGTCAGAGCAACATCTTAGATACACTATAGCACCTCTAAGACCTAAGGCGCCTGTTTCAGCAAATGGCTCCGTTGTCCTCAATGGCACTAAGCCCGTATAACAGAGCTCCTGCCCAATAGTCATGTCTCAGAGCCCCCTTTGAGCTAtaaatcagaaaacataaatagaaattaaaaccaaaaaaggacaaaataaacaatgtttttttaaaaaaagtattttatttattcacagtacaaaaaatactttctttccaCGCCCCTGCGGTTTGTCTTGCACACACCCCTggaccacacacacacaccacacttTGGACACCACTGTCTTCGGTCTCATGCCCCACACTAACACTGACCCACCTCATAAGCACGTTTGTGTTTACAGGTGGTGCATGTAGAGAAGCCagctaattaaaaagaagtgcAGTAGCAAATTAATCCCTGGTGGAACAAACCATGCCACGTCAAGTCAGCGAACTGTCTCTGTACTTTGCAAGTAGTTGCAGGAGAAGTTGCAGAGGATGTAATAGATATTTGATCAAATTTTGTAAGAGATGGAGCATTAGCCATAGAGGtggtataaatatatttacagagGTAAATTTCAACAGGCACTCCAAAAAAAAggtagctttttaaaaaaaaggtatgtttACCCACTATTTATTGACAGTGAACTATGGTAAATAGTTTGGTACAGGAAGGTGGGTATTAATTTGCAGTTTAAGCAACTAAGAAAATACCCAGATTTCTACTAAGGTAAGAACTAAAACTGAAGAGTTACAGATTCATCTGGACAGAAGTGTTTTGACTGAAGATCAAAACTACAGGTTAATGCCAGTGTTGTGCTTTTCCAGGGCCCCTGAAACTTAGTTCAAGGCATAATTTAAGTCCAGAAAATGTTACGTTAGGGTCACAGTCCATCCATTTAATGTTTCACACCCAACAGATTCCAGGAAGAGGTAGTAAAGGCATCCTTTAAGGAATCTTCTCTGATGTTAAGACCCGAGAAGCATGGCAGcgagcctaaaaaaaaaagtgtgggtAGGGGAGcgagaaaggagagagaacagTTTAATGAACTATTACACCATTTTAAACCATTAACTTGAAAAGTTTACTAACATATAAGAGGTTATATTtcatctgtgatttttctagataaaactcaaaacaaatacaattttaaaaattaaatcaaaccTTTGGAAGGAAGAAACACCCAACCCTACAAGACACACTCCCTTAATTACAGTGACCTGAATTCTAATGCTTTTGCCAGTAAGGGTAAGAGAGAGTGTGTGTCTTGCTGCTATTTCTGACATGTTCAGGGACAGGAAGCACTTAGATAATGTCTCATTTCAATATACAGCTGTTAAAGACACTTCAGCGGGTGACTCAGACAACAGTTATTTCATAATTTACACATAAAGTCTGTCCTTAAGTTTGGAGATGCTGAATACCGTGCATAAGATACCACGGAATGAGAACATGGATCCAGCAAATCGATTTGTTAATGTAGTAAAGtggaaatttaagaaaaagattaCATCTGACATTCAGCTGAAAGAACTTCAAGGTCCAAAGAACTTACAATGCCCAATGTGAATCATCTAGACAGGATTTATAACAAATGTTGACAGCTTGAACATATTAAGGTAATCAATCAGAGCTGCATGTTGAATACTTTACATTCTAACTACTCTTAGAAAGCAGAACGTGCTAGTTCTAGTACCCAAGATGAAGAGACATTGAGTGGTTAGGCTTCAGTATCCATGTGCCTTTTTCTTCAATTATCAAATGCTGATAGATGTCACACAGCTTTATAAAGTTGAAATAGAAACACCCTGAATGTACTTTTGTGCTATGAATGCTCTGCATGTAACTTATATGCCTATGATAAGCTATTTAGAATActacaaaaaatgcaaaaaaaaaaaaagcctaatttACATAGACAATCAAGTGCAAGCTTCATAAGAGATTTCTAAGCTGTCAGTTATATCAAGGTAGCACCCATTTACATGcaaaactgttctgttctgGATATCCTAATGATTACTCAATTAACAGAGAATATGCAGAAAgtagaggaaacaaagaatgaGGAAACTGAATAGGTGAAAACAAATCACCATGTGACCACACACACATTTGAGTCTGAAAGAGGAGATGCAGATTCTTGtacattttcttacaaaaactATTTCCTGAAATACTTACCGTTTTCTCTTCCAGTGTGAGGATGCCATCTACAGCAACTATCTggtactgcttttcttttaagccACCCACAAATCTCCGAAGTAGTTTGAGACCAGTACCATCAGTGCTTTGTTTTAAGAGTTTCTGCATTTCTTGAGAAGGACATCCCGGGTCAAACAGTAGTAAAcataaggttttatttttcttctcttctattCCAACAACAGTACGACTGTGACctaatttcaaaacagattttcagtattttagacACACATAAAATCCAATTTACTTGTTTGTAGcatactatttattttcaaatcaagGAACATAATACTTGAAATTTAATAAGGTAATTTTAAGTATAGAGCAGACGTCAACATGCTGAGATCCTGCTCATGCCCAGCTTTTcgttcagtaaaaataaaagctttttaatgttACATTTACTTCCTAGAAGTTTAACAGTAAACAAAGCTAGGCCTTCAATTAAATGAAGATGGAACGTATGACGCTGCTCTGAATTGCAGCACATATAGTTGAAGATAGAGGATAGTAAGAAACCAGTACACTGTGATGCTGACCTTGATGCTGCAAGTAGACAGGTGGTCTGGAAGTACACACTACCTTTGTAGCACCTTCATTATCTGTAGAATAGTAACGCAAAATCCACTCAAACAAACGAGGGTGCGTACCCGCGGGACCAGTTGGTTTGTGAAAGTCAATAATTTGACAcctataaaacatttaaaataaaagcaacagataCATTTGAAGCaggttggtttttttgttgttgttgttgctgtttttgttttaaatttcacttCAGTCCCTTCCTCCtacaccaaaaatattttgtaaacaaCAGTAATTGCAGGCATCAAGTGGTAAttgtcactatttttttttaaataaatacaggctTAGAagatatatacatgtaagtaCAAAGCAATGCAGTATGCACTGTTCAAGACCACAGTATTTACTCAGTGGCAAAGAATTACTCTACTCTGTTCAGCCTAATAAGCTTATGAAGTCTgccaaaattaaaacattttatttttgtagaattACAGCACAGAGACAAATTAAGAATTCTAAATACGCAAAGTGACTGGCTGAAATTCAGATTCTTCTTGAGACTAAACCTAGAGCGAAAGTAAGcttttaatatttgattttatgTCTATGTGGCACAATTCCTCAACCAAGTCTCAATGACCAAAACAGTTAATTCAATTTACGTATCTGCGTAAGTAGATACATACATTCACACTGAAGTAGATACATAAATTCACAGTAGATACATCTTCACACTGCACTAAATCTTATCCACTTATAGGCAGTTTAAACATAAAGCCACTATGATGGCTTCTGCTTAATAGTTTAATTCTTACCTTAATTCTGACCCTTAAAAGATACATGCTTAattatcacttaaaaaaaaacatcagaaaaagtaATACTTACTTTATCCTGAGACTGGTTAACAGTGAATAAATTTCACATGCTCCTATCCATGCCTTGGAACCACGTAATCTGTTGTTGAAGTGAGATGCCCCATGAGGATCAAAGCCTTCTTTCCAGGCATCTTCAATCATGGACTGAATCTTCGGTATACTAGGAATTAGTGCAgtatctgaaacagaaaagcttttgaacTGTAGCAACAGTTACTGAAATAGCATATCAAACTCATCCAGCCTCTTTTGTAAGAGCTAATTGACGTTACAAAgataaccccccaaaaaaaacccaaaggTTAAGCTTCAGCCACATAATGCCTTGCCAATAGTCATGCCTTTGATTCTTTTCACAGTATGGTCTAGTGTCAATAGGAAACATTTAATGGGATACTCATTAAATGGTATAAAAATGGGTATCCCAATGGGTATGCCACTAGTAAGCCTTGTTGTATAAATGAAAGAGTAAAACACAGATCAATAGGTTGTCATTGAAGACGTGCAAAATAAGTAGTCAGGATTCTGATTAATACCTCTCAAGCAGTCACTATACAAGCTGTTTTGCAGCAGCGAGGAAAGGAGCATTTGGAAATTCCTGTAACCACAACCCCAGCCTTTGTCACCCAAAGATGAGTGGAAGTGATCTACTCCTGCTGAAAGCCAAACACGTCTcacatctttgttttcattctgataGTACTTGCACAATGCTTCAATTACTCCTAGAAGAACAAATATGAAGTTTATCTgtaaaaaacattacttttccAGAAACAGATTACAACTAACTGAAACACGATATAAAAAGCAGCTATGAATTTTAACAGCTAAAGTAGGTTAGGAAGCAAAACTAAGTAGCAAACAAGCATATTCCCAAAGACAACCTTCATGCAGTAAGAGATTTTCAACTTCtgatacatattttatttgggCCCTTACCTTGCTTCCAAGGTTTCACAAGTCTTCAGGTTCgataaaggattaaaaatatgtcaaacttaaatttaattattaaactAAGTTGTCACAGATTAATATTTGCATCCTAATTCTAATCCtaagtaatgaaataatttgttaaaaACTGCTTTGGTCATCAAATGCATTGACTAAAAGCTACATGCTTAGTTGCTGAAATGCATTTGTAcctgaggtttttgttttcccatcaTCTATACCAACAGCCAAACTTTCCATCATGTCAGCTTTTCTCTTGTGATATTCAAAAGGCTGCATCCTTCCTCTATCAACTTCCCTTTCCATATTCTTTAGGAATTGTTGCTTGTAGCCTCCAGAACTATCCAAGCCATACTGCCTCTGTTAGGGATAGAACGTGCAtgattaaaatcacattttaaaaattcttgttTAATGATGTAAGAAGCTGCATGCACAATCAGTAACAATGAAAAGCAGTGAACACTGAGACATAAGATCTTCAGATTTACGACCTTTTAGAGCTGAAGACCAAGCTTCACTCCTGACTAGAAATGCAGAGTTAGGACAGCTATCCCTGGAAGAGCAGacatctccctgctcccccttgAGCTGACAGCCATTGGCAGAGGCAGTCAATTACCAGGAGGTAGCACGTGCAGAAACCGATGCTATCAGTGCTGTCAAGTAGTAGACAGAGGGAATCTAGTGGTGGGGTACTCACTAAAGCAGATGATGGTGTCCAGAAAGAGGACAGCCAGGATGCTCAAGGCCTCAGGTACTCTGCCAGGTAATATACTCCAGGCTGTGCCAAAAGGCAGAGCACTAGAGCTGGGTGAGGTGCAGTATGGGGTGGCAGGGTGCCTGGTGAGAGCAGTGCAACACGCACAGGTAGCACCTGGCCCAGGGTAGCAGTAAAGTCAAGTAGCTTGAGGTAGGCATGCCTCACACCAGTGCCAAGATCAGGGTTGCTGAGAATTTGCCTGCAAGCCACTCCTGCACCAACACTTCAGCACAGTCTGCCTGACTGGCATTACTAGGTCACACCTGTGCattcttattttcatgtaatccaggaaacaaaacataacaaattcAACATGATCAGCTTCTAATGGCACATCTCTTCAACATTTTGCCATTTTGAAACATTATGGTACCTGTAgctttttaaattcttccttcTCCCGCTTCTCTTCTTCGAGCCTCTGCTGCTTATCTTCTTCATGTTGGAGCTGTTGAGCCAGTTCTAGATCTCTCATGTTTCCACCTATTCAGAAGTAATGATTCAAGAACAGAGGACTTGATCAGGAGGTTAACAATGCTTTGATGGATCATTTAAAGATTCTTTTCTAAGCAGACATAAACTAGGCACTACTTTTCAGAGAGGGATCCCACAGTGTATTAAGCTATTAGCAAGGAGTACTAAACAGGACTGACAACATTCAGTCTACTAAGACTCAGACTCCTGACTTCCACAAAACGTATGCAGAGTCACAGAGCTGTTGCTTGGCAAATAGTTCAAGTAACACCTCTACTATTAGTAAAACTTTCGTTTACTATGTTTCACTTAATTATTAGCAAGAAATCCTAGTTTCCTGAACATCACAGACCTATTAGCTTCTAGGATTGCTGTTAGCAACCTCGTAATGCGGGgacaaaaagaaacaggttCAGAGGACTGGGTAAGGAATCTCTAGCTTATTATTAGCCATGCAAATAAGGCAAACTTATTTTGATTCCTTTACCTTATCACTATGACTGTTGAACAAGCATGAACATTTGGAGTAAAGaattgagttaaaaaaaaaaaagacgttaTCAAAAGGTATAGATTTTAAACTCTTTACATGGATATTTACCACTCTAAACCCTGTACCATAGGATCACtgaatggtttaggttggaaggaaccttaaagaccatctaattccaactccctgccatgggcagggatgcctcccaccagaccaggttgctcaaaaccccaccCAATCAAGCCTTGAACactttccagggatgggacagccACAACTTTTCTGGGAAATATGTGCATAATCCTCCAACAGAGCTaggaaaatatatgtaatactgctatcttttacatattttccGCTCTAAGTTTTAGTTTTGTCTAACACATAGTGAACTTATTTAACAAGCATGGATAGACATACTTCTGCATATGTAGAGCACTTGGGCAAGCAATAATACTTAGTATAAATTTCATTACGGGTGTATTCAGTTCTCTTTTTATAGAAACGCTTACTCTACATTTTGTATGAAATTCTATACTGCAACATGCAAATACTGCAAATGCTTTCAAAGATTATCAAGCTTGTATCCTTTCACATACCTTCTGAAAAGCTATGTTCCTCTAGGTGTAAATCCACGTGTTCTTCAAGAAACTGAAGGTTTGTACAGGTAAGACTGCATATGGGACATTCGTATAGCTGTTCACCATTTCCCGTGtctaaaaaagaaatgcagtttcttgCTTAATGCAATTCCTGgttttgtgtggttttctttttgagagAGAATCATCCCCCAATTGATATATACCgtctaaaataaatatacagtaAGAAATTTTATATTGCCATTGAAATTCCTCACAGAAAGGCAGCACATGCTAAACAGCTATTACTGTTAACCATTTTACAACTCATAAATACCTGACAAGTCTGAAAACCTTTTCCTTCTATTAATCAAGTTTTATCCCATTTAACTTACTACGGTccttgtaacatttttatttagacGTGCCTAGTCTGAATTGCCagatctttaagaaaaatatctgtgctGTTGCTGGAAGAATGCTTGCTTACAAAAATTTAATGTTTGAGTGATAATggttaagtaaaataaaataaagctgtaattCCTTGTTAATCTCCCTGGGTTTTCCTCCTGCagtttttgtattattattgaAGAGTACCATAGAACAGTTAAGGCTCAAAAGAACTTCTGGTGATCATTTAGTCCCTCAGATCAGGGTCAAGCCAGACAGGTTCAGGTACTCAGGGCCTTTTCCAGTCACTTTTCAAGTAACTTCAACGACAGAAACATCACAACGTTGTTGGACAACTTGTTCCAGTGACTGACCACTCTCACAGTAAGAAGTGTTCCTAAGTTTAAGTggtatttcctgtatttcactCACAGCCTGGCATCCTGTCTGTCACTGGTCAGCACTGAGACAAAGCCAACCCCATCTTCAGCGCTCTCTTTTTGAGTCACTTCCACTTTCTTAAATTCACAAAACACAGGATGTAATATGCTTATGTTAACTTGTTGTGGAGAACATTTGCCCAAGCTAAAAGCTCGTGACTGGCTGGAAGGGAATTTGATGTTATAATAACCTGAGCTCACCTGCAACGTTTTGGATAACACTCCAAGTGTTTCAGGAACCGACATGAATGCATTACGTAcgtttaaaaaaacaaaacaaaacaaaacaaaacaaataaccaCCCTTAATACAGATACTTTGAAAAGAGAAGTTTGTACGTATGCAATTAACTTATTCAAAGCCTGCATTATTTACAccaacagaaataatatataatcGCTACCTCCAGCTGAGAGCCGACCAGTGCTGCAggcaccccagcacccagccggTTTCAACCCTCACGACCACCGCCACCCCCCTCAGCGggtcccccccatcccctccgcCGCTCACCCGCAGCgggggcacccagcagcctCCACCCGTGCGCTCCCggctccctccccgccgcctccgGCCGGGCCGTCACTGAGGGCCGCCGGAGCCGCTGACAGGGCGGGCAGCGGGGGTGCCGCCGCGCCGCCTCGCAGGGCAGCGCCCGCCCGCAGCCATCGCACACCAACATGGCGGCCGCCGCCTCAGCGCCTCACAGGGGCCGCCGCCATTCCCCAGCGGGACGCCGAGCCCGgtgccgcctcctcctcctcctcctcccgccgaGGCTGCTGGGAGCGGCTGAGCCCGCCCccgggcggggcggcggccgcCATCTTACGCCGGGAGCCGGGCGCCGTTTCTCCTGTGGAGGCGGCGGGCGCCGAGCGGCTGCGCCTCGATGGGTGAGTCCCCGCTCACCGCCTCGCGGGGGTGAGGGGCTGCGGGAGCCGCTGTGCGCCCCTGGCGCGGGGCGGGCGTCCTGCCGGGGAGGGGTCGGAGGCTGCtgcgaggggaggggagagggcagCGGGCTGAGGGAGccgggctcggctcggctcggctcggctcggccggGGGGGTCGGGCCGGTAACGGGGCGGTGCGCGACAGGTGGGGGGGGGCCGTGCTGAGGGCCT
The nucleotide sequence above comes from Aythya fuligula isolate bAytFul2 chromosome 3, bAytFul2.pri, whole genome shotgun sequence. Encoded proteins:
- the ZUP1 gene encoding zinc finger-containing ubiquitin peptidase 1; protein product: MLVCDGCGRALPCEAARRHPRCPPCQRLRRPSVTARPEAAGREPGAHGWRLLGAPAADTGNGEQLYECPICSLTCTNLQFLEEHVDLHLEEHSFSEGGNMRDLELAQQLQHEEDKQQRLEEEKREKEEFKKLQRQYGLDSSGGYKQQFLKNMEREVDRGRMQPFEYHKRKADMMESLAVGIDDGKTKTSGVIEALCKYYQNENKDVRRVWLSAGVDHFHSSLGDKGWGCGYRNFQMLLSSLLQNSLYSDCLRDTALIPSIPKIQSMIEDAWKEGFDPHGASHFNNRLRGSKAWIGACEIYSLLTSLRIKCQIIDFHKPTGPAGTHPRLFEWILRYYSTDNEGATKVVCTSRPPVYLQHQGHSRTVVGIEEKKNKTLCLLLFDPGCPSQEMQKLLKQSTDGTGLKLLRRFVGGLKEKQYQIVAVDGILTLEEKTARCHASRVLTSEKIP